The Armatimonadota bacterium genome includes a window with the following:
- the rex1 gene encoding redox-sensing transcriptional repressor Rex 1 gives MNQSTNRVPVPTLERMATYLACLQDLDARGVETISSAEIEKLTHVNAAQFRKDLSYFGEFGRPGIGYSVPELARRISKILKVDREQPVVLVGAGNLGSALVGYPSLSREHFRIAAVFDNSPSKIGRRLWDHEIRDIATLPEVNREVGARLGIIAVPASAAQSVADLMVGAGITAILNFAPVSLKVPQGVVVRNVDFVQEMAVLSYHLAV, from the coding sequence ATGAACCAGTCTACCAACAGGGTCCCTGTTCCCACCCTCGAGCGGATGGCCACGTATCTCGCCTGTCTGCAGGATCTGGATGCCCGCGGCGTGGAAACCATCTCCTCGGCTGAGATCGAAAAGCTCACCCACGTGAACGCCGCCCAGTTCCGGAAAGATCTCAGCTACTTCGGCGAGTTTGGCCGTCCGGGCATCGGCTACAGTGTTCCCGAGCTCGCACGCCGCATCAGCAAGATCCTGAAGGTGGACCGGGAACAGCCCGTCGTCCTTGTCGGCGCAGGCAACCTGGGATCCGCGCTGGTGGGTTATCCCAGTCTTTCCCGCGAGCATTTCCGCATCGCTGCGGTGTTCGACAACAGCCCTTCGAAGATCGGGCGAAGACTTTGGGATCACGAGATCCGGGACATTGCGACACTGCCGGAGGTCAATCGCGAAGTCGGGGCGCGTCTGGGCATCATCGCCGTTCCGGCCAGCGCAGCACAATCTGTGGCAGATCTCATGGTCGGGGCAGGCATCACCGCCATTCTGAATTTCGCCCCCGTGTCGCTGAAGGTCCCTCAAGGCGTGGTGGTACGTAACGTGGACTTTGTGCAGGAGATGGCGGTGCTCTCGTATCATCTGGCGGTCTGA
- a CDS encoding hypothetical protein (possible pseudo, frameshifted) gives MSVSEEHQPPVSCIVVTRNTCEMTLRCLESVMQSTPADLVQPVVVDNASRDGTAEEVARRFPQAKVIRNHENAGFGRANNLGAAKAEGRCLFLLNSDTLVTGGCIQRLPGGTGRG, from the coding sequence GTGAGCGTCTCTGAAGAGCACCAGCCGCCTGTGAGCTGCATCGTGGTGACCCGGAACACCTGTGAGATGACGCTGCGTTGTCTGGAATCGGTCATGCAGTCCACGCCGGCAGATTTGGTCCAGCCGGTCGTCGTTGACAACGCCTCGCGAGACGGGACGGCCGAGGAGGTGGCGCGACGATTCCCGCAGGCAAAGGTCATCCGCAATCACGAGAATGCAGGTTTCGGCAGGGCCAACAACCTGGGCGCTGCGAAGGCGGAAGGCCGCTGCCTTTTTCTGCTGAACAGCGACACCCTGGTGACCGGCGGATGCATTCAGAGGCTTCCGGGGGGAACTGGACGCGGATGA
- a CDS encoding two-component sensor histidine kinase gives MNARRRLRSVPVRVKIFVPVTAVVVAAFACIAYATSLVLERQLQEASERSALQKADVAEAAVRRAMLEGLTREMKHAVENLGESPELPRIALRRVNGQYVAERRVPGHAYVPTSELPLPGRAITQEILSDGQSYLRVTKSIANDRSCFQCHPPSQKTLGYLEVDVSTTWLTRRVSQSHTLIAAAAGITLVLVWLAVTLSVNAAVLKPLHRLGRAMSGLKHGDRQIRLEADSRDEIGRLVRHFNEMAEQIREAEQDLVRTERQLAEAERLASVGLMAAGIAHEINNPLAAVSVAAELLNNPAISEEQRSKLAKMVLEGTDRIQNIVAELLTLDRRQGLVLKPEDPATVLRQALHSVDVPAHIRVHFRVQENLPKILVHRDKIARALGNIIKNAVQAMPEKGELTFSTETSDGRMNIYITDTGCGIAPEILEHIFDPFFSTREVGKGFGLGLAFAHSMIEQHGGEVFAASTVGEGSTFTVVLPLAQEETQDAKEGMEPGEGH, from the coding sequence ATGAATGCCAGGCGGCGTCTGCGTTCCGTCCCCGTAAGGGTCAAGATCTTCGTTCCGGTGACCGCCGTGGTGGTCGCGGCGTTTGCCTGTATTGCGTACGCAACGTCTCTGGTGCTGGAGCGCCAGCTTCAGGAGGCCAGTGAGCGCTCCGCCCTGCAGAAGGCGGATGTCGCTGAGGCTGCCGTCCGAAGGGCCATGCTGGAAGGCCTGACGCGCGAGATGAAGCATGCCGTAGAGAACCTGGGCGAGTCTCCGGAGCTCCCCCGCATCGCCCTGCGCAGGGTTAACGGCCAGTATGTTGCCGAGCGCCGGGTTCCCGGGCACGCCTATGTGCCCACCTCGGAGCTTCCCCTTCCCGGCAGGGCCATCACCCAGGAGATCCTCTCAGACGGCCAGAGCTATCTGCGGGTGACCAAGTCCATCGCCAACGACCGCTCCTGCTTCCAGTGCCATCCGCCCTCGCAGAAGACGCTGGGCTATCTTGAGGTGGACGTCTCCACCACCTGGTTGACCCGTCGCGTCAGTCAGTCGCATACACTCATCGCGGCTGCGGCGGGCATCACGCTCGTCCTGGTCTGGTTGGCGGTGACACTTTCCGTGAACGCGGCAGTTCTAAAACCACTACACCGGCTGGGTCGGGCCATGTCGGGCTTGAAGCATGGCGACCGGCAGATCCGGCTGGAGGCCGACTCGCGGGATGAAATCGGTCGGCTGGTCCGCCACTTCAACGAAATGGCAGAGCAGATCCGCGAAGCGGAGCAGGACCTGGTTCGGACCGAGCGCCAGCTTGCCGAGGCGGAGCGCCTGGCCAGCGTGGGTCTGATGGCTGCGGGGATTGCCCACGAGATCAACAACCCGCTCGCTGCGGTCTCCGTGGCCGCAGAGCTGCTGAATAATCCAGCAATCAGCGAGGAACAGCGCTCGAAACTGGCGAAAATGGTGCTGGAAGGGACGGATCGCATCCAGAACATTGTGGCCGAGTTGCTGACGCTGGACCGCAGGCAGGGACTGGTGCTGAAACCTGAGGATCCGGCCACCGTGCTTCGGCAGGCGCTGCACTCCGTGGATGTGCCGGCGCACATCCGGGTACACTTCCGCGTTCAGGAAAACCTGCCCAAGATTCTGGTGCACCGAGACAAGATCGCCCGCGCGCTGGGTAACATCATCAAGAACGCGGTGCAGGCGATGCCGGAGAAGGGCGAGCTGACGTTCTCCACCGAAACGTCCGACGGCCGGATGAACATCTACATCACGGACACGGGATGCGGCATCGCCCCGGAGATCCTGGAGCACATCTTCGATCCGTTCTTCTCGACACGTGAGGTGGGCAAGGGTTTCGGACTTGGGCTGGCCTTCGCGCACAGCATGATTGAGCAGCACGGAGGCGAAGTCTTCGCGGCCAGCACTGTGGGAGAGGGCAGCACGTTCACCGTGGTGCTGCCGCTGGCGCAGGAAGAGACGCAAGATGCCAAAGAGGGTATGGAGCCCGGAGAGGGTCACTGA